The genomic DNA AACAGGGCTTATTCAATGCCACACACGGCACCTATTCGGTGCGGCTCTCGGACGGTTCGTTCATTATCACGCCGTTCGGACGTGACCGGGCATATCTGCAGGAAGAAGACCTTGTACGTATCAAGAACGGCATGAAGGAGCAGGGAAAAATCCCGTCCAGAGCGGTCAGATTCCATGAAATGATCTATCACAATAACCCGGATATCAACGCCGTCCTGCTGGCTCATCCGATGCATGTGATGGCTTTCGCCGTGACAGACGCAAAATTCGACCCGCGTACGATTCCCGAGAGTTACATTTTGCTGCGCGAGATTACCAAGGAACCTTATGAGAGCATTTTCGGCATGCCTGAAGAGGCCTCGAAGAAATTTAGCAACCGCGTACCGGCATTGATTTTCCAAAACGACAGTGTTGTTGTGACCGGCGGAACGCTTCTGCAGGCCTTTGACCGACTTGAGGTCGCCGAAGCCACCGCGGCTTCAATCATCGGCTCCAAGGAGATCGGCAAAATCGTCCATATCACCGAAAAAGAGATCGACGATCTCAAAACGGCATTCCATCTGCATGACTAAATTAAGAATGAATTGTTCAAATTGTAGGGAACGGTCTTGACCGTTCCGATTCCCGGGGCGTTAGAAATAACGCCCCGGGAACATTTATCTACACCAGTGATTTTTCATAACATCGTCCAAGCGATTGATGTTGCCAAATAGCAGCGAGGACGGCAACGCGGCTACGAAGTTAGAAAATCAGCAGATTTCGCTTCGCGTTTGTAACCGGCATCATACCGGCGCGTTTGTTGTCAGCGGGCACTGCCCGCCGGAACGGTCAAGACCGTTCCCTACACGAAATATAACCGAGGTAGGAAGCGCGCGCTATCAAATTATGGAATTGCAGAAGCTTTAACGCGTATGTGAGCGGACACTGTCCGCCTTTACATAACGGGTGAAATATGGTATAATTATTAAAATATATTCGGAAAGGCGAGTGGCGTCGATGCAAAAGTTCAGCGAGCTGGAATACAAGCGTCCTTCGATCAAGGAGACCAAGAAAAACTATGCCGCGTTACTGAAAGATTTTAAAGCGGCTGCCGATTACGAAGCCGCAAAATCCGCCTATATGAAAATCGGCGAACTCGACGCCGAATTGTCCACGATGTTCGTCATCGCCAGTGTGCGCAACACGATGAACATGGCCGACGAATTTTATGACGGTGAGATGAAATTTCTCAACCGGGCCGCGCCTACGTTGATTCCGCTGGAGAAAAAGATGCTGACCGCGCTGGTCGGCACGAAATTCCGCGCGGATTTCGAAAAAGAATTCGGCGCGCATATGTTCGCCATTCCCGAGATCGATTTGAAACTCGCGGACAAAAAGATCATGCTGAACATGATGCGCGAGAATTTTTTATGCGACGACTATAAAAAGACCGCGGCGGCGTGCAGCGTCGATTTTCGCGGTGAAAAATGCAATTTCTACGGACTTTTAAAGCACATGGAGGCAGCAGACCGAGAAGAGCGCAGAGAGGCGTTTTTGGCCTGGGGCAATTTATACAAAGAAACCGCTCCGAAATTGGACAAGATTTACGATAAACTGGTGAAACTGCGCAAAAAGATGGCCAAAAAGCTTAAGCTGAACGACTATATCGAGATGGCCTATCTCGGCAAGCACCGGGTGGACTATACCCGCGACGACGTGGCAAAATTCCGTGAGCAGGTGGTTAAATACCTCGTACCGGCCTGCGAACAACTGCGCAAAAAGCAAGCGGAACGCATCGGCGTGGACAAACTGAAATATTACGACGAGACCTTTTTCTTCCCCGACGGCAACCCGAACCCGGTCGGCAGTGTCAAGGAACTGGTCGGAAAAGCACAGCAGATGTACCGCGAACTCAGTCCCGAGAGCGGAGAGTTCTTCGACTTTATGGCCGAATATGAGCTGTTTGACCTCGAAACCCGGCCCGGTAAGCACTTGGGCGGTTACTGCACGTCGCTTTCGAAATATAAAGCGCCTTTCATCTTCTCGAATTTCAACGGTACCTCGGCGGACGTCGACGTGCTGACCCACGAGGCCGGACACGCATTCGAGGGATATCTCGCCTCGCGCCGCCAGCCGATTCCGGCTTACTACATCTCGACGAGCGAGATTAACGAGATTCACTCGATGTCGATGGAGCACTTCACTTATCCGTGGATGGAGAGCTTCTTCGGCGAGAACGCCGACAAATACCGGTTTGCCCATCTCACACAGGCGTTATTGGTAATTCCGTACATCGTCTGCGTCGACGAATTCCAGCATAAGGTCTTCGAAGCCGAAAAGACCGATGCCGGGAGCCGCCGTAAAATCTGGCACGAACTCGAGCAAAAGTATCTGCCGTGGCGCGATTACGACGGGTTTGATTTCCTCGAAGAGGGCGGTTTCTGGATGCAGAAGCAGCACATCTTCCTCTATCCGTTTTATTATATCGACTATTCGCTGGCTGCGATGGGCGCGTTTGAGTTTTATCAAAAGATGCTTGTTGACCGCAAAGCCGCCTGGGAGGGCTATCTCAATTTGTGCAAAGCCGGCGGCAGCAAGGGCTATTTCGAACTGTTGAAACTGGCCGGACTTTCCAATCCCTTTGAGGAAGGCACGGTTCAGAAAATCGTCGAAACGGTGATGACCGAAATCGATAAGGCCGAACAGCAATACGCAAAATGAGAATTTTGGGCATCGATCCGGGCTATGCGACCGTCGGCACCGGTATCGTGGACTACTGCAATCCGAAATTTTGCTTGGTCGGCTACGGTGCGGTCCTGACGCAGCCGGGTATTCCAATGCCGCGTCGGCTGGAGATGATCTACGACGAACTAACGGCGCTGATCGAAAAATATCAGCCCGACTGCGCCGCTGTCGAGGAGCTCTTTTTTACCAACAATTCCAAGACAGGAATCGCCGTGGCGCAGGCCAGAGGCATTGTTTTACTGGCGCTTCAAAAAAGCGGAACGCCGCTGTTTGAATATACGCCGTTACAAGTCAAATCGTCGGTCACCGGCTACGGAAAAGCCGAAAAAGCGCAGGTCATGGAGATGACGCGGGTGATCCTCGGGATGGAGAAAGTCGCAAAGCCCGACGACGCTGCCGATGCGCTGGCACTGGCCGTCTGTCACGCCCATTCGTCCGGGTCTGCCATCGCCGCCATTTATCGCAACCATAAGTAACTACTGGGGGTCAAAACAGATGTTTTACAGCCTCAACGGAACCCTGATTCATAAAGACACTGCAAGCGCTGTCATCGACTGCGGCGGCGTGGGGTTTTTATGCCATTGTTCTCTCAGTACCGCTAAAAAGCTGCCCAAGATCGATGAAAACGCCTTTTTGTTTACCTATTTGTGTGTAAAAGAAGACGCGTTGGAATTGTACGGCTTTGCCGATCAGGCAGAACTGGACTGCTTCAAACTGCTGATCGGTGTTTCGGGCGTCGGGGCTAAATCGGCTCTGGCGGTTTTATCCGAACTCGACAGTGATAAGTTCGCACTGTGCGTCGCGGCGGGCGATTACAAACGTCTGCAGAAAGCGCAGGGCATCGGCCCGAAAGCCGCCCAACGCATCGTATTGGAACTCAAAGACAAGGTCGGCGGGGTCGGCGGCGGAAACGCGGATTTGATTGAGGCCATCACCGCCGAGACAGGAAACGCCATGGAAGAAGCCATCGCGGCGTTGGTGTCGCTCGGTTACGGCAGAACCGACGCAGCGGCGGCCGTGGCTAAACTCGATCGGTCGATGTCGGTTGAGGACATGATCCGGCACGGCCTGAAAGAACTCTCCGGGAGGTATTAATCCATGCCCTTCAATGACCATTTTGAAAGTGAATATGAAGACCGGTTCGTCAGTCCGGTGAGTCAAGGCGAGGAAGTCGACAACGACAACAAATTGCGCCCCAAGTCGCTTTTGGAATACATCGGCCAGACCACCGCAAAAGAAAACCTCGCGGTCTTTATCGAGGCCGCCCGCAAGCGCGGTGAACCGCTTGATCACTGCTTGTTATACGGCCCTCCGGGTCTCGGCAAGACGACACTGGCCTGCATTATCGCCAACGAATTAGGGGTCAACATCCGCGTGACCTCGGGTCCCGCGATTGAGCGGCCCGGCGATCTGGCGGCACTGCTGACCAATCTTGCGGCGGGCGACGTGCTGTTTATAGACGAGATCCACCGTCTGTCCCGCAGCGTCGAGGAGGTTTTATACCCCGCAATGGAGGACTACGGGCTTGATATCATCATCGGCAAAGGACCGGCGGCGCGTTCTATCCGGGTCGATCTGCAAAAATTCACATTGATCGGCGCGACGACCCGGGCGGGTCAGCTGACTTCGCCGCTGCGCGACCGTTTCGGCATCAACCTGCGCCTTGAACTCTACACGAAAGACGAACTCTGCGCAATCGTCACCCGCAGCGCCGGGATTTTGGGCATTCCCTGCGACCGCAGCGGAGCCGTTGAGATCGCCGGAAGAAGCAGGGGTACGCCGCGTATCGCAAACCGCCTGTTAAAGCGCCTGCGCGATTTTGCGGAAGTGGCGGGTGAGGGTGTGATCGACAAAAAACTCGCGGACATGGCGCTTTCACGGCTTGAGATCGACGAACTCGGCCTCGATGCCATCGACCGCAGAATGTTAAAGATGATCGTCACCTCCTACGGCGGCGGCCCGGTCGGGTTGGAGACGCTGGCAGCGGCGGTCGGCGAAGAAGCGATCACGCTTGAAGACGTCTACGAACCGTACCTGATGCAGATCGGATTTTTGTCGCGCACCCCGCGCGGCAGATGCATCACACCGTCGGCATGCCGCCATCTCGGCATTCAAATGCCCGGCCAACAAACGTTATTATGAGAGTTGCAAACGGACACACCGAATACAAACTGCTCGACGCGTCGGGTGGTGAACGCCTCGAGGACTGGAACGGGGTTATTTTAATTCGCCCCGATCCGCAGGTGCTTTGGAACACGCCGAAAACCGATCCGCGCTGGAAAACGGCGGCGGCGCGCTACGTGCGCTCCAATACCGGCGGCGGCGCGTGGGAGATGCGCCAAAAAGTTCCCGACGTGTGGCAGATGCGCTATAAGGACTTAAAATTCAATCTCAAGCCGATGGGCTTTAAGCATACGGGGGTTTTCCCCGAACAGGCGGTCAACTGGGATTTGACCCGAAAGATCATCGCCAAAGCGGACAAGCCGTTTCCGGTATTGAATTTATTCGCCTACACCGGCGGAGCGACGCTGGCGTGCCTAGCCGAGGGTGCGGAAGTTGTGCATGTCGACGCGTCCAAAGGCATGGTGGCCTGGGGCAGGGAAAACGCCGAAATTTCGGGGCTTGCAAACGCCAAATGCCGCTGGCTTGTAGACGATTGTTTCAAGTTTATTGAACGTGAAATCCGGCGCGGAAACAAATATCGGGGCATCATCATGGACCCGCCGTCCTACGGACGCGGTCCGAACGGCGAGGTCTGGCAGTTGGAGTCGAAAATTCATGAATTTGTCGCCGCTTGCGCAAACCTCTTGGCAGACGACGCGGAATTTGTTATGATAAACTCCTATACGACCGGGCTTGCCCCATCCGCGGTGGCCTATCTGCTCGGTGTGGAGATTGAGAAAAAGCGCGGCGGGAACGTTTCCGCCGACGAGATCGGACTGCCCGTGCAGAGTGCGGGATTGATTCTGCCCTGCGGGGGCACGGCAATTTGGACGGCAAAATGAACGAAGCAATTGTATTTGACCACGTCGATTTTGAATATGACCCGAACGAACCGGTAATCCGCGACCTCTCGCTGACCATCTGCGAGGGGGAATTTGTCGCGGTTTTGGGACACAACGGCAGCGGCAAGTCGACGCTTGCAAAACTCATTAATGCTATTTTAATTCCCGCATGCGGTAAAGTGACTGTGTTCGGCATGGACACCGCCGACGAGGCGCTGACCAACGACATCCGCAAAAATGCGGGTATGGTGTTTCAAAACCCCGACAATCAGATCGTGGCGACAAGCGTCGAGGAAGATACCGCTTTTGCGCCTGAAAACCTCGGCGTGCCGCCTCCTGAAATCCGCAAGCGGGTGGATACCGCGCTTGACGAAGTCGGCATGCGCGAATTCGCCGACAGGCCACCTTATAAGCTCTCCGGAGGTCAGAAACAGCGGGTGGCCATCGCGGGAATTTTGGCGATGCAGCCGAAAATTTTGATTCTCGACGAGCCGACCGCTATGCTTGACCCGAAAGGCCGTAAAGAGGTTATGACGACGATTAAGCGTCTCAATGCCTCGGGCATCACGGTGGTGTTCGTGACGCATTATATGGATGAAGCCGCCAAAGCCAACCGGGTTTTGGTGATGGACAGAGGCGTTTTGGTGCGCGACTGTCCGCCGAGAACGCTGTTTGCCGAAGTCGAATTTTTGCGCGGGCTGGGTCTCGATATCCCGCCGTCGGCAAAGCTCGCGGAAGAACTGAAAAAGTCCGGCCTGCCGATTCAAAAAACGGTATTGAATGCGACCGAATGCGCCGAGGAAATCGCATCCCTCATTGGAGGCCAAAAATGCCGATAATCAGCGTCAAAGACCTCAGGCATGTCTACAGCCCCGGGACGCCGTTTGCGCAAACGGCACTCGACGGGGTCAGCTTTGACGTGGAAAAAGGCGAGTTTCTGGGCGTGATCGGACACACCGGCAGCGGAAAATCGACGCTGATGCAGATGTTGAACGGCCTTTTGAAGCCGACAAGCGGCGAGATCGATTTTAACGGCGAAAACATCCAGGCCAAGGGCTACAACCTGCACGAACTGCGGTTTTCGGTCGGCATGGTCTTTCAATATCCCGAATATCAGCTGTTTGAGGAAACCGTCTATAAAGACATCGCGTTCGGCCCGAAAAATATGGGGCTCAAACCCGACGAAATCGACCGGAGAGTGCGCAGAGCGGCGCAGTTCTGCGGCCTGCGGGAAGAACTGCTCGAGCGCTCGCCGTTTGAGTTATCCGGCGGTCAAAAACGCCGCGCGGCGATTGCCGGCGTGATCGCGATGGAGCCGAAAGTGTTGATTTTGGACGAACCCGCGGCCGGTCTCGACCCCGGCGGCAGAGAAAAGATTCTCGGACAAATCAAAAACTACCGCGAACAGACCGGTTCGACGGTGGTGTTAGTCAGCCATTCGATGGAGGAGATCGCAAAATACTGCGAAAAGGTGCTGGTGCTCGAAAAGGGCAAAGTGCTTTTACACGACAGCACCAAAGCCGTGTTTGCCCGCGCCGATTTACTGCGCGACACCGGCCTCGACATCCCCGAAATCACAAAAGTGCTGTTAAAACTGCGCGAGATGGGCTATGACGCGGATTGTTCCGCCTATACGCTTGATGCTGCCCGCGACGAGGTTTTGCGCTTGATCGGTGGTGATTGCCGTGCTTAGAGATATCACCCTCGGCCAATTCGTCCCCGGGCAGTCGTTCATCCACAAACTCGACGCGCGCTTTAAAACCGTATTGATTATCGCTTTCACGGTATTGGTTTTCGTGTCGAAAAATTTCGCTTCGATCGGATTGGTGGCGGTGTTGCTGGTCGGCGCTTCGGCGGCTTCGCGCATTCCGGCAAAAATGCTGATCCGCAGTTTTAAGCCGCTGCTGCCGTTCATTCTCTTTACGGTAATTTTAAATATGTTTTATGTCGACGGGCAGATCTTGTGGCAGTTTTGGGTGTTGAAAATCACCAAAGAGGGGCTTTTGCTCAGTGCGATGATGGCTTTGCGCATCATCTTTATGCTGCTGGGCGGTTCTTTGCTCACGTTTACGACTTCTCCGATTGTACTGACCGATGCGCTCGAACGGTTGATGAAGCCGCTTTCGTGGATCAAGGTACCGGTGCACGACATCGCCATGATGATGACGATTGCTTTACGCTTTATTCCGACTTTGATCGATGAGACCGAAAAGATTATGAACGCCCAAAAAGCGCGCGGTGCAGACTTGGAGAGCGGCGGTCCGCTCAAACGGGCGAAAGCATTGATTCCGATTTTGGTGCCGCTGTTTGTCTCGGCGTTCAAACGGGCCGACGAACTTGCGCTCGCGATGGAGTGCCGCTGCTATACCGGAGGAAAAGGCCGTACGCGTTTAAAGCAGATGAAAGCCGCCCCGCGCGACGGTTTTGCCGTGTTGATTACGGCGGCGGTCACTACGGGCGTGATCTGGCTGAATGCGATTCTGCCGCCGATCATAACGAGATGAGCATGAAAAATTTTAAAGTCACCATCGCCTTTGACGGCGGTAATTACGGCGGCTGGCAGATTCAGAAAAACAGTTATACGGTTCAACAGGCGGTACAGGACTCATTAAAAAAGATACTGAAGACCCGTCATAAAGTGACCGGCTGCGGCAGAACCGATTCGGGCGTACATGCCAACAATTATGTGTATAACTTCAAGACTGAGAGCAATATCCCCGAAAATGGGCTGTTTCGTGCATTGCACATCACGCTGCCCGACGATATCGCGGTGCTCGAGGTTAAAGAGGTCGCTCTCGATTTTTCGGCACAGTTTTCGGCGGTGGCGAAGCAGTATATCTACCAGTTCAGCAACACCGTCAGCCGCAATCCGTTTTTAGACCGCTACGCGCTGCACTACGAATATCCGATGGACGATAAACTGATGGATAAGGCGGCAAAACATTTCCTCGGACACCATGATTTTTCGGCCTTTTGCGCCTCGGGTGCGCAGAATGTGACCAGCGACCGCACGATTTTTCGCTCCGACGTGGTTCGCGACGGCGACATCGTACGGTATTACGTGGCCGGAAACGGGTTTTTATATAATATGGTGCGAATCATGGCGGGCACGTTGCTGTATGTCTCGGCGGGCAAACTCGAAGCCGATTCGATTCCCGATATTATCGCCTCGGGCGACCGGGAACGCGCGGGCAAGACGCTCCCGCCGCACGGGCTTTATTTAGACAGAGTTTTTTATGATACGATTTCGCATGAAAAAGGAGCCGGAGACCATGGCGGAGAATGAGGGTAGACAGGTACGCGACAGTAAAAAACGCAGAAAGATCAGGGCGAAACGCTGGCTGATCTTGTTTGTCACCGCTTTGGTGATTGTCTTTATCGCCTGCAACTGGGAGTGGCTTTCACCGGTGGCGATTTTGCAGCGCGTTCAGGCGGCTAAGAGCGGCGCGGGTGTGGTAACGGAGTATCCTGTAGATATCGCAGGTAAAGAGGTTGCAGGTATCTCCGGATTCGGCAGCGGCGGTATTCTTGCAGCTGACTCGGGCTGTTATTTGCTGCGCTCCGACAGTACGACCTATTATCAATACGCGCTGGCCTCGACGACCGCGGTTATCGGCGACAAAGCTGCGCTGGTCTATGAAAAGGGCGGTACGAAGTTCCAATATTTCAACACCGAGGGCAGGGTGTTTGAATACGAAAACGCCGAACAAATTCTGCGCATGGCGGTCGCCAAAAACGGCAGTTATGCGCTTTTGACCGCACCCAGTGAGTACTCGTCCAAACTGACGATTTATTCGAATACCCACACGGAGTTGTTTTCACAGTTTTTTCAAACGCCGAACCTGACGCGGATTGCTCTGAACAGCTCCGCAAAATATTGCGCGGTGATTGTTCTTGAGACAATCGACGGGCAGCTTTGCAGTCAATTATCCGTCTATGATACCGGCCTGCAGGATCCGGTGTACACCCAGACTTTTGCCGGACTGCTCGCATTAGATATGCAATACTGCGAAGACGGCGACCTGGTAATCGTCTTTGATCGTGCCGCCGTTCGTTATAACACCAAATATGAGCTTTCCTGGCGGGTTGACTTCGATGGCCTTGCCGCTTATGCGACTTCAAACGACGGTACCGTCGGACTGTTGCTCGACGATTCGGAGGGCATCGGCTGTACGCTTAAAGTTTGCGGTGAACAGGGAGAATTGTGGTCGGCACAGATTTCGGGACAGGCCAAGGGACTGTCGGTTCGGGACGGAAAAGCGGTTTATCTGGCCGGCGGACAGGTTTTACTGTTGGATGAGAGTGGGAAGAGCGCCGGAACGGCAGAATGTTCCCTGGATACATACAGTACTGCTTTGGGCGATAAATTTGTCGTTTTAGTCGGGAAAGACAAGATTTCACGCATTTTATTGTCGGATATGAACGTCGCTTGACACTTGCAAAATTACGTACCATGGTATAAAATGCTATATACGGGAGAAGTTGAGAAACTCACCGCGCCGGTACAATTTATCTGTGATTTTCCATAGAGAGGTGAGAAAATGTCAGTTGTAGACCTTGTCATTGTACTGATCGTGATTATCAGTGTGATCATCGGGTTCAAACGCGGATTTGTCAAAACGCTGGTCGGACTTGTCAGTCTGGTACTGGCATTTATCATTGCATATACGTTTGCGGCACCGATTTCCGAAAAGGTATATGACAATTATCTCGAGGAGAAATTGTCGGCAGCATTGGGCTTTGATCTTGGCACAGAGGAGGAACTCGAAACCGCAACTTCTGTTGAAGCCGGTTCCGAGACCAGCCGGATGCTGTTTTTGGGCGGAACAAATTTGTTTATCGCCCCCAGAGTTGTCGCTTCGTCGATTGATATTTCGAAACTGAACAATATCGAGGGGATGATCTCAAACCTTGATCCGGATCTTGTGGCAAGTATGGATGCGAGTGAGATGCAGAAGTTGGTCAATTTCCTGTGTTCATCGGTATGTGCCAATAAAACGATTTCGTCCTGCGTGAGTGCGTATAATAAAAAGTACGGCACAAAGATTGACGTCACACCGATTCTCGCAGCTGCGGGTGTGAGCAGCAGTACCAAAATCCCTGCTGCCCTCAGTATGCTGGAGATGAAAATCGATGTGAAAAATCCGATTTTAAACGTTCAGAAAAAGAACGCGGAAGCAGCTTCGGCTGCCGCTGTAGCGGCAAAAGCCGCCTCGTCTAAAGCATCCTCAAAATCCTCATCAAAATCGACGTCTTCCTCATCCGGTTCAAAGAGCAGCACTTCCACAACCTCAAAAGCCTCAACAACCTCCTCAAAGACGTCGTCTAAAATATCGTCTGTAACCACAACCGAAGTCACCTCTGCGACCGACATCATTACAGAGACGATGGATGGGTTCACGCAGGACATTCTTGCGACTGCCAAACAGGCCGCGCGAAAAATCGCAGTTAAGTTGGTCAGCTGCCTGGTGTTTGTGATATTGTTTTTATTGGTACGGTTAATTTTGATGTTGTTTGCAAAGCTGTTAAGCGGTATAATAGATAAGATACCGGTTGTCAGCGGTATCAACAAGCTGCTGGGCGGGATACTCGGTATTGCGGGAGGATTGATTGTCTCGGCGGTGCTTGTCGTCGGTGTGGTCAGCGTCTCGCCGCTTATCACAAACGACAATTATGTCCGTGCGATCGACAATTCGTTGGCCTGCCGCACTGCTACAAAGCTGATTTACGGTGACGGCAGCAGCGACGACGCCGTCACAGTCGGGGATTCCGGCAACGAAGACGATTCTTTCAATGAGGACGATTTCGATTTTAGCGAAGAGGATTTCGACTTCAGCGAAGAGGACTTTGATTTCAGCGAAGACAGCTTGGAGTCCGGCACATTATCCAGCGCGGGCTGAAAGGGGAACCTGCATTGACCATACCAAACATACTGTCTCTATTCAGAATGGTTTTAATCCCGATCTATGCGTGGCTCTATTTTTCGGACTATAAAAGCGGTGCGTTGATTGCGGGCATCGTATTGGTCGTCTCCGGCCTGACCGATTTGTTTGACGGAGCAATCGCTCGCAAGTATAATCAGATCAGCGAACTGGGCAAGGTGTTGGATCCGCTGGCCGACAAGCTGACACAGGTGGCCGTATTTGTCTGTCTGTATTTTAAATTCAAATATCTTCTGCCGCTGTTTTGCTTTATCGTCTATAAAGAGCTGCTGATGCTGGCGGTGGGATACGGTGTTTTGAAAAAGGGCTTCGTGGTGACCTCCAAATGGTGGGGCAAGGTCACGACGTTTTTGATATATTGCGCGGTGGCGGCGTTCACTTTCTTCCCGGGGCTGCCGAAAACCGCGATACTTGCAATATCCGCTCTGCTGCTGGCGATGCTGGCCTTCTCGATGTGGGGCTATGCGGAGGTATTGGTCGGCGTATTCGCAAAATCCTCGCTGACCGGCAGAGACTTGAAGGAAATAGCGGAAGAAACCTATTGATGAAAGGATTAATCCATGCTTTGCAGCAGATGTAAGAAGAGACCCGCCGTCGTTTTTATCAGTAAAATCGAGGGCGAGAAAAAGACCAACGAGGGGCTTTGTTTGGTTTGCGCCAAAGAACTCGGCATCCCGCAGGTCAACGATATTATCAACAAAATGGGAATTTCCGACGACGATCTCGAGGAGATGTCGGAGCAGCTGGGCGAAATGATGGGTCCGCAGGAAGAGGAGTCGGCGGACGGCGCCTCCGCCGGCGGTTCTGCGACATTCCCCGCTTTTTTACGCGGAATGATGAACAATAACAAGGGCTTGGAGCCGGGCAAACAACCCGACCCCAAAACCGGTGCTGCAAAAGGTCAGCCCAAAGCCGCACCACAGGATCCGGCTGCCAAACGCAAGTTCTTGAATACTTACTGCACGAATTTTACCAAGCAGGCCAAAGACGGCGGCTTCGATAATATTATCGGTCGCGACCGTGAAATCGGGCGTATGATTCAGATTTTGTCCCGCCGTACGAAGAACAATCCCTGTTTGATCGGCGAACCCGGCGTGGGCAAGACTGCGATTGTCGAGGGGCTTGCGCAGCGCATCGTCGAAGGCGATGTGCCTTTTGTGCTGAAAGAAAAAGACGTGTATTTGCTTGATCTGACCGCTTTGGTGGCCGGAACGCAGTTCCGCGG from Oscillospiraceae bacterium includes the following:
- a CDS encoding M3 family oligoendopeptidase, which encodes MQKFSELEYKRPSIKETKKNYAALLKDFKAAADYEAAKSAYMKIGELDAELSTMFVIASVRNTMNMADEFYDGEMKFLNRAAPTLIPLEKKMLTALVGTKFRADFEKEFGAHMFAIPEIDLKLADKKIMLNMMRENFLCDDYKKTAAACSVDFRGEKCNFYGLLKHMEAADREERREAFLAWGNLYKETAPKLDKIYDKLVKLRKKMAKKLKLNDYIEMAYLGKHRVDYTRDDVAKFREQVVKYLVPACEQLRKKQAERIGVDKLKYYDETFFFPDGNPNPVGSVKELVGKAQQMYRELSPESGEFFDFMAEYELFDLETRPGKHLGGYCTSLSKYKAPFIFSNFNGTSADVDVLTHEAGHAFEGYLASRRQPIPAYYISTSEINEIHSMSMEHFTYPWMESFFGENADKYRFAHLTQALLVIPYIVCVDEFQHKVFEAEKTDAGSRRKIWHELEQKYLPWRDYDGFDFLEEGGFWMQKQHIFLYPFYYIDYSLAAMGAFEFYQKMLVDRKAAWEGYLNLCKAGGSKGYFELLKLAGLSNPFEEGTVQKIVETVMTEIDKAEQQYAK
- the ruvC gene encoding crossover junction endodeoxyribonuclease RuvC is translated as MRILGIDPGYATVGTGIVDYCNPKFCLVGYGAVLTQPGIPMPRRLEMIYDELTALIEKYQPDCAAVEELFFTNNSKTGIAVAQARGIVLLALQKSGTPLFEYTPLQVKSSVTGYGKAEKAQVMEMTRVILGMEKVAKPDDAADALALAVCHAHSSGSAIAAIYRNHK
- the ruvA gene encoding Holliday junction branch migration protein RuvA, which produces MFYSLNGTLIHKDTASAVIDCGGVGFLCHCSLSTAKKLPKIDENAFLFTYLCVKEDALELYGFADQAELDCFKLLIGVSGVGAKSALAVLSELDSDKFALCVAAGDYKRLQKAQGIGPKAAQRIVLELKDKVGGVGGGNADLIEAITAETGNAMEEAIAALVSLGYGRTDAAAAVAKLDRSMSVEDMIRHGLKELSGRY
- the ruvB gene encoding Holliday junction branch migration DNA helicase RuvB, producing the protein MPFNDHFESEYEDRFVSPVSQGEEVDNDNKLRPKSLLEYIGQTTAKENLAVFIEAARKRGEPLDHCLLYGPPGLGKTTLACIIANELGVNIRVTSGPAIERPGDLAALLTNLAAGDVLFIDEIHRLSRSVEEVLYPAMEDYGLDIIIGKGPAARSIRVDLQKFTLIGATTRAGQLTSPLRDRFGINLRLELYTKDELCAIVTRSAGILGIPCDRSGAVEIAGRSRGTPRIANRLLKRLRDFAEVAGEGVIDKKLADMALSRLEIDELGLDAIDRRMLKMIVTSYGGGPVGLETLAAAVGEEAITLEDVYEPYLMQIGFLSRTPRGRCITPSACRHLGIQMPGQQTLL
- a CDS encoding class I SAM-dependent methyltransferase; this encodes MRVANGHTEYKLLDASGGERLEDWNGVILIRPDPQVLWNTPKTDPRWKTAAARYVRSNTGGGAWEMRQKVPDVWQMRYKDLKFNLKPMGFKHTGVFPEQAVNWDLTRKIIAKADKPFPVLNLFAYTGGATLACLAEGAEVVHVDASKGMVAWGRENAEISGLANAKCRWLVDDCFKFIEREIRRGNKYRGIIMDPPSYGRGPNGEVWQLESKIHEFVAACANLLADDAEFVMINSYTTGLAPSAVAYLLGVEIEKKRGGNVSADEIGLPVQSAGLILPCGGTAIWTAK
- a CDS encoding energy-coupling factor transporter ATPase, translated to MNEAIVFDHVDFEYDPNEPVIRDLSLTICEGEFVAVLGHNGSGKSTLAKLINAILIPACGKVTVFGMDTADEALTNDIRKNAGMVFQNPDNQIVATSVEEDTAFAPENLGVPPPEIRKRVDTALDEVGMREFADRPPYKLSGGQKQRVAIAGILAMQPKILILDEPTAMLDPKGRKEVMTTIKRLNASGITVVFVTHYMDEAAKANRVLVMDRGVLVRDCPPRTLFAEVEFLRGLGLDIPPSAKLAEELKKSGLPIQKTVLNATECAEEIASLIGGQKCR
- a CDS encoding energy-coupling factor transporter ATPase is translated as MPIISVKDLRHVYSPGTPFAQTALDGVSFDVEKGEFLGVIGHTGSGKSTLMQMLNGLLKPTSGEIDFNGENIQAKGYNLHELRFSVGMVFQYPEYQLFEETVYKDIAFGPKNMGLKPDEIDRRVRRAAQFCGLREELLERSPFELSGGQKRRAAIAGVIAMEPKVLILDEPAAGLDPGGREKILGQIKNYREQTGSTVVLVSHSMEEIAKYCEKVLVLEKGKVLLHDSTKAVFARADLLRDTGLDIPEITKVLLKLREMGYDADCSAYTLDAARDEVLRLIGGDCRA
- a CDS encoding energy-coupling factor transporter transmembrane component T translates to MLRDITLGQFVPGQSFIHKLDARFKTVLIIAFTVLVFVSKNFASIGLVAVLLVGASAASRIPAKMLIRSFKPLLPFILFTVILNMFYVDGQILWQFWVLKITKEGLLLSAMMALRIIFMLLGGSLLTFTTSPIVLTDALERLMKPLSWIKVPVHDIAMMMTIALRFIPTLIDETEKIMNAQKARGADLESGGPLKRAKALIPILVPLFVSAFKRADELALAMECRCYTGGKGRTRLKQMKAAPRDGFAVLITAAVTTGVIWLNAILPPIITR